A window of the Sabethes cyaneus chromosome 1, idSabCyanKW18_F2, whole genome shotgun sequence genome harbors these coding sequences:
- the LOC128739689 gene encoding nuclear pore complex protein Nup153 isoform X2 has protein sequence MFQARSRASRSSEGHPSQSPSMAAATTAAVSASGAAALNASSSSSSHNDSNLDDDPNNSIINKVRSRVSSILPGALSKWFSPTASKRPRDSDTGGGGGGGGGSGSGSSSSSSPTTSGRNGNLLRSSSSRQHQLQSRFNDAGTDGGSPHHLQQQQQQHHYQEQQLSQDDEEDDEDHAPPIRKRTRLDEEFNTSEADVTVDFGAIPGPSGLNISAIDRRGSLPACAQLPRHGLRNVFTSSTPSTSPQQSAAAGSQQQQQQQQQTNMFDGYNSLNRAARAAPFDFASAATAAESSTGGSGHPPTAEELHNESLSSLIRHRKSIREVSQRKRLNIPPMTVDRSTSEPPAAIFGSKKTSTFGGNQAQDYEHRQLQTCREDLVEEDLDQNVAEQATGEKVLSNGNLNESASESSSISNLNLSQNEHNDSRRLSGFMGNNRSKRYRVGGSTGDLCFSSHLETEKSLFSTKNTGARGSGRPTFNASIYGSTSSLGSSNSSLFANSPFYNGRTMYGGASAYAARRDSRQKALRVPVQIRPSSSLSNFSNSSNVSLASDTSALSSTAKRILEIMNQCSGPLNEARKLGSSLSLNSTLASAKVPGLVQARKRFNEEDLSINRSIRMSSPRTPYSRPISATGSKSSSSTYINKPPTAELLVPTTSQLLQMKRLQSNTESVRRLATESAGTTVLNQTSEYKLPAADGADDSNNNVKHTGKMRNKLNRIREESLAGRSSNSSSSAVGPIDLPEVQLTGLKSVPKFDIKLPISSGSSSNGTPLTKASDSVKDSLQQKTSGDSLSSGYNSRTTIGSASPLSSSNNLYKFSAPTELAVSVSDATFTRSPKVQNHFKFSDPEPIGSATGKVSTPKTVSSAGKLTGIQFDPLKAKSKLPASPVVPVSVFSGLPTAALPLKSSGSCLEALKSPVPKELKSTSCLEALAKPTAAAAPLATSSPASGFGNAFKLTGSNKWECDACMVRNDPEKMKCVACETPKPGAQPAAVATAVAVGQSKSAPAAVVADSGFKALAAQQSAKWECSTCMTRNDTTLSKCACCEQAKPGSAPTDAPSFSFGGSKPAAEAKFSFGIPAGAKPAGNDAPSSGFTFGAASGSSISSSSTSTGGFTFGAVATSTTATASSAEVKPSSIFGTSSSKVAPATEGGFSFGVSKPIVSSDAVDSSKDQKDKKDDKPVPSFGSAGGFSFGAKPAAEAAKKSETITSTTTTTAAGFSFGSSAAATTFKLGETPKTGSGFSFGKPATEAPSSSVSTTSQTPAVATAASGGILSAEKKPAAAVAFSSVVSSSSAVPAASSTPPPTTTSAAFSFGTPTESSSKPAVTVASGMFSFGTPKTPVQTGTTGAKESPAATAAASAPAPAANVPIFGGAQKATGPSITPSFSFGASTAGGSSGAVSSTTMVAATTTATVSPSFSFGASAAANKPAITNTTSTATPVSSTSAATSFVFGQSQQAAAKPVAFGVVSPSGTSLADKSTTFGGFGANAPSAPTGSSIFGGVTAATSSGFSFGGSAATPAAKPTETPTQPAFSFGGANKSSAPVFGAGAVNKSTIFGSPSTGVTNNNNSSPFGAFGSGNSNTSATFGSSTFGAASPSASTNTGGSIFGQTPVPAFAAPSGSTAGAAPTFGAAPTGFGTMTAGPTSNLFGVPSTTPAPTADEPQPKKPFEFGSNTTVNSQSAAPFQFGAASNNNNNNDNGSKPFSFSAHSAPNFNFTAGSNAGQSSAPFTFGGQNQNVVPTAQHNPGGVFNFGGGGGGGVGLSAGSGLGGMAEAAPVGTDPAAVAAAAGQSPAFQFGAGSATMTTQHHHQQNPFAATSIPGQATAQQQQRRKLRATRRVTPR, from the exons TCCATAATCAACAAAGTACGTTCACGAGTGTCCAGCATCCTGCCGGGGGCGCTTTCCAAATGGTTCTCGCCGACAGCCAGCAAGCGACCTCGTGACAGTGATACCggaggcggcggcggcggcggtggcggcagcggcagcggcagtagcagcagcagcagtcccaCGACTTCCGGACGCAACGGAAATCTACTACGTAGTAGCAGCAGTCGTCAGCACCAGTTGCAGTCACGTTTCAACGATGCAGGCACTGACGGCGGTAGTCCACATCAcctacaacaacagcagcagcagcatcattaTCAGGAACAACAATTGTCACAGGACGATGAGGAAGATGATGAAGATCATGCACCGCCGATAAGGAAAAGAACACGGCTGGATGAGGAATTT AACACCTCCGAAGCGGACGTGACGGTCGATTTCGGTGCGATACCGGGTCCCAGTGGTCTCAACATTTCCGCCATTGATCGTCGCGGATCTCTTCCGGCTTGTGCGCAGCTTCCGCGGCATGGTCTCCGCAATGTATTTACCTCCTCGACGCCTTCCACGTCACCGCAGCAAAGTGCAGCGGCGGGatcacagcaacagcaacagcagcagcagcagaccaACATGTTCGATGGTTACAATAGCCTAAATCGGGCAGCGCGAGCTGCTCCGTTTGATTTTGCCtccgctgctactgctgctgagTCCAGCACCGGCGGTAGTGGGCATCCTCCTACGGCCGAAGAGCTGCACAATGAGAGTCTGTCCAGCTTGATACGGCATCGGAAAAGCATCCGAGAGGTTAGTCAGCGAAAGCGGTTGAATATTCCACCGATGACGGTGGATCGATCGACCTCAGAACCTCCGGCGGCtatctttggcagcaaaaagaCATCCACCTTCGGTGGAAATCAGGCGCAGGACTATGAACATAGACAGCTGCAGACTTGCAGGGAAGATTTGGTTGAGGAAGATCTGGATCAAAATGTTGCAGAACAGGCAACCGGCGAGAAGGTTCTATCGAACGGTAATTTGAATGAAAGTGCATCCGAAAGTAGTAGCATATCTAATCTGAACCTAAGTCAAAATGAACACAACGACAGCCGCCGGCTGTCCGGATTTATGGGCAATAACCGCAGTAAGCGGTACCGGGTTGGCGGATCGACGGGTGATCTGTGTTTTTCGTCACATCTGGAAACGGAAAAGAGTTTGTTTTCGACTAAGAATACAGGAGCACGGGGCTCCGGCCGACCGACTTTCAACGCATCGATCTATGGCAGTACGTCTTCGCTGGGTAGCAGCAATAGCAGTTTGTTTGCGAACTCTCCGTTCTACAATGGGCGGACAATGTATGGGGGAGCTTCGGCTTACGCCGCTCGTCGTGATAGTCGCCAAAAAGCGCTTCGAGTGCCGGTCCAGATTCGACCCTCGTCATCGTTGTCGAATTTCTCCAACTCTTCCAACGTTAGTTTAGCGTCGGACACTTCGGCACTGTCGAGTACGGCGAAGAGGATTTTGGAAATCATGAATCAATGCTCGGGACCGTTGAACGAAGCACGCAAGCTGGGAAGCAGTCTTAGTTTGAATAGCACGCTGGCATCGGCCAAGGTTCCCGGATTGGTTCAAGCTCGCAAGCGGTTCAACGAGGAAGATCTCAGCATAAATCGAAGCATACGAATGTCTAGTCCTCGGACGCCGTACAGCCGACCGATCAGTGCCACCGGCTCGAAAAGCAGCTCCTCCACGTACATCAACAAACCGCCGACGGCCGAACTGCTGGTTCCAACCACTTCGCAGCTGCTGCAGATGAAACGGCTGCAGAGTAACACCGAATCGGTGCGTCGTCTCGCGACGGAATCCGCCGGCACTACCGTGCTCAATCAAACGAGCGAGTACAAACTGCCGGCGGCGGACGGCGCCGACGATAGTAACAACAATGTCAAGCACACCGGCAAGATGCGCAACAAGCTGAACCGTATTCGGGAAGAATCGCTAGCGGGGCGAAGCAGCAATAGTTCCTCCTCGGCCGTAGGCCCGATCGATCTGCCCGAAGTGCAGCTGACCGGTTTGAAATCAGTTCCTAAGTTCGACATTAAGCTGCCCatcagcagcggcagcagcagcaacggcaCGCCTTTAACGAAAGCGTCCGATAGTGTGAAAG ATTCTTTGCAGCAGAAGACCAGCGGGGACAGTCTGAGCAGTGGCTACAACAGTCGCACCACCATCGGAAGCGCCTCGCCGCTAAGTAGTAGCAACAATCTTTACAAATTCTCCGCTCCAACAGAGCTGGCAGTGTCCGTTTCGGACGCCACCTTCACCAGAAGTCCGAAGGTGCAGAACCACTTCAAGTTCAGCGATCCGGAACCGATCGGTTCGGCGACGGGCAAAGTTAGCACTCCGAAGACCGTCAGCAGCGCCGGAAAGTTAACCGGAATTCAGTTCGACCCTCTAAAGGCTAAATCTAAGCTACCAGCTTCCCCAGTCGTTCCGGTTTCGGTTTTCTCCGGACTACCGACAGCTGCGCTGCCGCTAAAATCCAGCGGCAGCTGTTTGGAAGCCCTGAAAAGTCCGGTCCCGAAAGAGCTGAAATCCACCAGCTGTCTGGAAGCGCTTGCCAAACCGACGGCCGCCGCCGCACCGCTTGCGACGAGTTCGCCGGCGTCCGGCTTCGGAAACGCATTCAAACTGACCGGTTCTAACAAATGGGAATGTGACGCTTGTATGGTTCGAAACGATCCGGAAAAGATGAAGTGTGTGGCTTGCGAAACGCCGAAACCGGGTGCTCAACCTGCTGCAGTAGCTACTGCAGTCGCCGTCGGTCAGAGCAAGTCTGCTCCGGCTGCCGTTGTGGCAGATAGTGGCTTCAAAGCGCTTGCCGCTCAACAGTCAGCAAAGTGGGAATGTTCTACTTGTATGACTCGAAACGACACGACCCTCTCGAAGTGCGCTTGCTGCGAGCAGGCCAAGCCAGGTTCAGCGCCAACGGACGCCCCTTCGTTCTCCTTCGGCGGCAGTAAACCGGCGGCAGAAGCAAAGTTCAGCTTTGGAATTCCGGCCGGTGCAAAACCGGCTGGTAATGATGCACCATCATCCGGATTCACGTTTGGAGCTGCCTCAGGCAGCTCTATCAGTTCCTCGAGTACCAGCACGGGTGGCTTTACATTCGGTGCCGTTGCGACATCCACCACAGCTACCGCAAGCAGTGCGGAGGTGAAGCCTTCCTCAATATTTGGTACCAGTAGCAGCAAAGTGGCTCCTGCCACCGAAGGTGgcttcagcttcggtgtttccAAACCGATCGTTTCCTCAGACGCCGTAGACAGTAGCAAAGATCAGAAGGATAAGAAGGATGACAAACCTGTTCCGAGCTTTGGATCTGCCGGTGGTTTCAGCTTCGGCGCAAAACCTGCCGCGGAAGCGGCCAAAAAGTCCGAAACGATTACCTCTACAACGACGACAACCGCCGCCGGCTTTAGTTTCGGGTCTTCGGCAGCTGCGACAACTTTCAAATTGGGAGAAACCCCCAAAACCGGTTCCGGTTTTAGCTTTGGCAAACCAGCTACCGAAGCGCCGTCATCATCCGTTTCAACGACGTCGCAAACACCGGCGGTTGCAACCGCCGCCAGCGGCGGCATTCTTTCAGCTGAAAAgaaaccagcagcagcagttgcaTTCAGCTCGGTCGTATCTTCCAGTTCGGCAGTACCAGCAGCATCTTCTACGCCGCCGCCGACGACAACTTCGGCCGCATTCAGCTTCGGTACTCCAACCGAGAGCAGCAGCAAGCCCGCTGTGACGGTTGCCAGTGGAATGTTTTCCTTCGGTACTCCCAAAACTCCCGTACAGACTGGTACGACTGGTGCGAAAGAATCGCCAGCGGCGACAGCTGCCGCATCAGCGCCAGCGCCGGCGGCTAATGTTCCTATATTTGGCG GTGCTCAAAAAGCGACCGGACCATCGATCACACCGAGCTTTTCCTTCGGTGCATCGACGGCTGGTGGTTCGAGTGGTGCTGTAAGCAGCACCACAATGGTAGCAGCAACCACAACGGCAACGGTATCGCCTTCGTTCAGTTTTGGGGCATCCGCCGCAGCCAACAAACCGGCGATTACGAACACAACAAGCACTGCAACGCCCGTTTCATCAACCTCTGCCGCTACGAGCTTCGTCTTCGGTCAGAGTCAACAGGCAGCAGCAAAACCAGTCGCATTTGGAGTTGTATCCCCTAGTGGCACCTCTTTGGCTGACAAGTCTACCACCTTTGGAGGGTTCGGAGCAAACGCGCCTTCGGCGCCGACTGGCAGTTCTATTTTCGGAGGTGTAACCGCCGCGACTTCGTCGGGATTTAGTTTTGGAGGTTCTGCAGCAACTCCTGCTGCCAAACCGACCGAAACCCCAACACAACCTGCATTTAGCTTCGGTGGAGCCAACAAAAGCAGTGCTCCTGTTTTCGGCGCTGGAGCCGTGAATAAATCTACTATCTTCGGCAGTCCGTCAACCGGTgtcaccaacaacaacaacagttcGCCGTTCGGAGCTTTTGGAAGCGGGAATAGTAACACTAGCGCCACATTCGGTTCCAGTACTTTCGGAGCAGCGTCTCCGTCAGCGAGCACCAACACCGGCGGCTCGATATTCGGTCAAACTCCGGTACCGGCTTTTGCCGCCCCTAGCGGATCAACGGCCGGCGCTGCACCGACCTTCGGTGCTGCCCCGACAGGCTTCGGAACGATGACCGCCGGTCCCACCAGCAATCTTTTCGGTGTCCCGTCAACTACGCCCGCACCGACTGCTGATGAACCCCAACCGAAGAAACCGTTCGAATTCGGCTCGAACACCACTGTAAATAGTCAATCAGCTGCG CCCTTCCAGTTTGGAGCCGCcagcaataacaataacaacaatgaCAATGGTTCAAAACCGTTCTCCTTCTCGGCGCATTCGGCGCCCAACTTCAACTTCACAGCCGGATCGAATGCTGGACAATCG TCGGCTCCCTTTACCTTCGGCGGCCAGAACCAGAACGTTGTTCCCACCGCACAGCACAACCCCGGTGGTGTGTTCAatttcggcggcggcggcggcggaggCGTTGGCCTTTCTGCTGGGTCCGGACTCGGAGGAATGGCGGAA